GCCGGGCGAGATGCCGATATTCCAGTCCGAAGTACGCGAACCGCTCCGGCGGCAGGCTCATCGCCAATCGGCGGGCCTCGTCGATCAGCCCCATCTTCAGACGCGTCGCTAGCCGTAGGCGGATCTTTGCGCGCAACTCGGCGGGATCGACGCGCAGACCGATCACGAGGTGGTCGAAATCTGTGGGGGGACCGGAATCGAAGGACGCGTTTTTCGCGGCGTGCGCGATTTCGATGGCGCGCAGTACATGCTCCCGCGTGTCGAGGTCGGTGTCGTTGTGGAGTTCCGGCTTCAAACGCCGGAGCATTACGGACAGTTCGTCGAGTGAAGCGTCCGCGAGGCGGCTGCGCAGATCCTCGTCCACGGGCGCTTTCGCCATGCGATAACCCCGCAGCACGCAGTCGAGATACAGAGCCGTGCCGCCGCAAAGAATGGGCAATCGACTCCGTGCGCCGATGTCGCGAGCCGCGGCGAAGAAGCGAGTCTGAAAATCGTAAACGGAGAAGTCTTCGGCGGGCTCGAGGATTTCGATGAGGTGCGCGGCTATGCGCGCTCCGTTGACGACGTAGTCGCCGAGGTCCTTGCCGGTGCCGATGTCCATGCCGCGATAGATCTGACGTGAATCGGCGGAGATGATCTCGCCGCCGAACTCGTACGCGAGCCGCGCCGCAACGCGCGTTTTGCCGGACGCGGTGGGACCGAGGATCGTCAGAAGTTTGGTCGCGGGCGCACTCACTTCACGATCTTGGGGTCCACCGTCACGCTGATCGGGCAGTGGTCCGAGCCGAGGATATCGGCGTGAATCGCCGCTTTTTTCACGTACGCCATCGCGCCCGGCGTGGCCAGAACATAGTCGATCCGCCACCCCACGTTGCGCTCACGCGCGCCGCCGCGCTGCGTCCACCAGGTGTAGCGGCCGCCGGTTTTCTCGAAGCGGCGAAACGTGTCGACCCACCCGGCCGCGAGCCAACGCCCGAATTCCGCGCGTTCCTCGGGCCGAAAACCGCTGTTTTCCACGTTGTCTTTCGGGCGGGCGAGATCGATCGCCTCGTGCGCCGTGTTGAAGTCGCCGAAGATCAGCACGCGGCCTCCGTCGCGCAGATCCTTGGCGAGCAGATCGAAGAGCCGCCGAGAGAAATCGAGCTTATAGGGAATACGCGACAGATCGCGGTTCGGCCCCGTGCCGTTGGGCACATATACGTTGACCACGCGCAGTTTGCCGAAGGTCGCGCACTGGAAGCGCCCTTCGATGTCGAATTCACGCACGCCCATCGAGCGGACGAGGTCGTCCGGCTCGGTTCGCGACAGCAATCCGACGCCGCTGTAACCGGCTTTTTGCGCGGGGAAATAGTCCTGATTCCACCGGCGCATCGAGGTGATCGACTCCGGCACCTGCGTTGGATCCGCGCGAACTTCCTGAAATCCGATGATTTTCGCGTCCGTTTCGGCGAGCCACCCGGCGAGCCCTTTCTTTTCGCAGGCGCGAATGCCGTTCACGTTCCACGAGACCATTTTCACGGGCTGAACCTCCTTGGATAAGGGATCTCCAAAGCCATAACAGATGGTCCGCCGTCGGGCAAGTCTGATTCAATCGGAAAAATATACAATAAAAACAATGAGATAAGCGCCATTTAGCCAATTCGCCACAAAAAGCGACATTCACGGCAAAAAAGGGTTGAACGGCAATTCATTCCGTATTATAAGGATATTGCGAATACGCTATGTCGGCTTGTCCGACCCACCTCGGACCCGCCGACGAGATCGGAAAGGGACCGAACATGCCCACCGTCCACCGCCGAGATTTCATCCGCATCGCTTCGGTTTCCGCGGGCGCGGCCGCGGTCGCCACGGGACTGCCGACGAACTGGTGGGGCGCGTACGCGAGCGAGTCGCCCGATCCCGAAACCGACGGCGACAGGATCGTCCCGACGTTCTGCGAGATCTGCTTCTGGAAATGCGGCGTGCTCGCGCACGTTAAAGATGGGCGCGTGACCAAGATCGTCGGCAATCCAGATCATCCGCTTTCGAAAGGCCGGCTGTGTCCGCGCGGCACCGGCGGCACCGGGCTCCTCTACGACCCCGACCGGCTGAAGAAGCCCATGATCCGCGTGAAGAGTCGCGGCGAGCATCATTTCGAGGAAGTGAGTTGGGACAAGGCGCTCGACGAAACGGCCGAGCAACTGCTGCGCATTCGCGAAAAGCATGGCCCGGAAGCGCTCGCGCTCTTCACGCACGGCTACGGCGGAAAATGGTTCACGCACCTGCCGAAAGCGTACGGATCGCCGAACATCGGCGCGCCGTCTTATGCGCAGTGCCGTGGGCCGCGCGAGGTCGGCTACTCGCTCACCTACGGCACGGGCGTCG
This DNA window, taken from Deltaproteobacteria bacterium, encodes the following:
- the miaA gene encoding tRNA (adenosine(37)-N6)-dimethylallyltransferase MiaA, encoding MSAPATKLLTILGPTASGKTRVAARLAYEFGGEIISADSRQIYRGMDIGTGKDLGDYVVNGARIAAHLIEILEPAEDFSVYDFQTRFFAAARDIGARSRLPILCGGTALYLDCVLRGYRMAKAPVDEDLRSRLADASLDELSVMLRRLKPELHNDTDLDTREHVLRAIEIAHAAKNASFDSGPPTDFDHLVIGLRVDPAELRAKIRLRLATRLKMGLIDEARRLAMSLPPERFAYFGLEYRHLARLLTGEVDVERMERELARDICAFAKRQRTWFRRMERHGVAIWWVEPADFAGTVGRVRRWLAGAPEGEKPATGLPELK
- the xth gene encoding exodeoxyribonuclease III, whose product is MKMVSWNVNGIRACEKKGLAGWLAETDAKIIGFQEVRADPTQVPESITSMRRWNQDYFPAQKAGYSGVGLLSRTEPDDLVRSMGVREFDIEGRFQCATFGKLRVVNVYVPNGTGPNRDLSRIPYKLDFSRRLFDLLAKDLRDGGRVLIFGDFNTAHEAIDLARPKDNVENSGFRPEERAEFGRWLAAGWVDTFRRFEKTGGRYTWWTQRGGARERNVGWRIDYVLATPGAMAYVKKAAIHADILGSDHCPISVTVDPKIVK